The region GCTCAGGTATACCTGGCCGCGGCTTGGGTTCGGGAACACGCGCATGGCGGCACTATACCGATCCTCCTCCACGCCCAATGGCTCCTGGCCTGTCATCACCGGGCGCATCATAATGGCCCCCTCCAGCGTGTTTTCCTCGGTCCAGCCCCCCGAAGCGGTGTAGGTGAACCTGCGGCCGGTTGCAGGCTCATTCTTATCAAAGCCGATGTTGACGTACCTGCTCCCCGGCTGCGTCCAGCCGATGTAAAAGCTGCCCTGCACCCGCACCGGCTGCGTCAGCTCCACCTCGTAAAAATCGTTCAGCGTGTCGGAGTACTGTATCTGGAAGCTCTGCTGGTGCAGCGACTCGCCCGGCAGGCCGTTCGCATCGCCCCAGACCCTGAAGGTGATGGAGGTACCCGAGATGTCGGGCCCTACCCTCGGAAAGTATACCCGAAAAGCCCTTACCTGGTCTACCAGGTGCAGGTCGAAGCGCTGGGCCACCTGCGTGTTGCCGGTGCCCAGAAAGCTGAAGCCAGCCTCAGCCGTCCCGTCATCCAGGGCATAGTAATCAGAGAACACTGTGCTGCGTTCAGTGATGTCGTTGGCCCGCTGCAGGGCATTCTGCTCTTTCGTGTTGAGCCAGATGCCATGCACCAGCGCAAAGCTATCGGTGGCGGGCAGGGTGATGCTCTCCAGGCCAGGTGTGCCCGCGATCTGGTACTGCCGCGCCAGCGCCGGTATTAGCGCCTGCTCGCGCAGGAACGTGTCGGCCACAGAGGCTCCCGCGTTACGGATATAGCCCCTCCAACTGATGGCCCCAGGGAAATCACCGAGGTTGTTGAGCGTTGCCTGCACCTCTTCGGCCAGTTCTGCCTCCGGGTTCTCACGGAACTGGCGGGCGGGCATGGCGGTGTAGTTTTTCAGCAGCCTGCTTATACTTTGGCTGATGGCAATGTCGCGGGTGGTGTTTTGGCCCTTGCGGCGGTTCTTGTCCAGCTCCACGTAGTCCAGGTTCCAGACATCGGCCATACCATTGCGCAGGCCCACGTTGCGGAATCGGAACCTAAAATCGCTGTGGAAGTACCTCGCCTCCCGAAGCCCCACAAACACCTGCGCAAAATCTGTCACCTCGCCCACTGCCGCTTGGTGCCATACTTCCTGCCAGGCGCCGGTGTTGTCCAGGAACTCCAGCGCCAGGTAGCGCAGGTTACTCTCTGTTCGGTCCGGTACATCGCCCAGGCCGCCCGACTGCCAGTAAAAGCTCAGATACACCGAGTCGGCGGGTGTGAGGCCTCCCAAAAGTATAGGCGCAGAAGTGAGCGTGTCAGAAGGTCCGGCGGCTAAGGAATTGGGGGCATAGGCCTGGCCCTTGGCATCCAGCCCATCCAGGGTAGCCACATTTTTGGTGATGGGCCGCAGCGCATAGCGGTTGTTGATGAACACCCCAGTGGTGCTCCAGCGCGCGGTGTTCAGGCTGTCGGCCTCTGCAAAGTCATCGAAGAAAGGAAGTGCTTGCTCCGCAGCAAGCCGCAGCTGCTTTGCCACCGGTTTATACTTCTGCGGCTGGCTCGCCTGCTGCTGCAGCGGCTGCAGCACGGCCTGTGCAGCGGCCCCGGAGGCAGCACTGCCGAGTATAAGAAGTATGAGCGCCAGCTGTTTTTTCATCCCAGGTATAAATATAAGGCAAAAGGTAGCATTTCCGCTACTCTGATGCAAACCACAGGGTTGTCTCAGTCTCTAAAAACGTACTACTTCTGCTTTTATGTATAGAGGCAACAAAAACGCCTGCCGTTGCTGGCAGGCGCTCCTGTTTATACTTTGTCAAAGCTTACTCTATACCTTGCACCGGCTCCTGACCGGCCACCCAGAGGTCCACCATTTCGCCTATGCGAATTTTGGCGCCAACCTCGGCGAAAGGGCGCTGCCGAACCACGGTACCATCGGGCTCGTTGCTGCCCTGTACATAAAAAACGTTACCGATCTGCAGCCCCTGCCCTACCAGCAGCACAGAGGCCTCATCTACCGGCATGCCTACAACCTTCGGCATCTCGAACTCTGTCTCACCTAGGCCATCGCCCACATGCAGGTCCACCAAAGCCCCTTTCGGCACCATGTCGCCCGGTTTTATTTCCTTGCCATCCACAAACTGCTTCAGCACGGCATTCTGCTGCAGGTCCGGCACATACGTAATCTTGCCCTTGCGCAGGTCGTAGCTTTTCAGGATAAGCTCCGCGTTCTTCACCGATCCGTCGATGAGCCGTGGCATCTTGATCATCGGCGGGTTCTTCATGTTCACCGAGATGTAGATCTTGCGGTTCTCCTTCACCTTGGAGCCCGGGGCAGGGTCCTGTGTCAGGATCTGGAACGGCTTCTGGTCCGGCTTATAGGTAGAGTCGTTGATGAAGTAGCGCAGGTTCTGCTCCTCGAGCAACATTTCGGCGTCCTGCAGCTGCATGCCGGTTATCTTAGGCACCGAGATGCTCTCCCCGTGGTTGGTGGTAGAGGGCAGGTAATAGTAAAAGAAACCTAAGATCAGGGCCGCCACAACAACGCCCATGATCAGCAGGTGCCCTATCACACCTAAAAATGAATTCGATTTAAACATGCGTATTTTGGTTGCTGATTGTTAGTTAATAGATCTTCTCAACTCCCTAACTCCCAAACTTTCTAAGTCTCTAATTCCTAAATTTCTGCCTTCATACGGTTGCGCTCTATGCCGTAGGTCAGGATGCGGTCGATGAAGTCATAGGGTTTGTAACCGTTGATGGCGGTCTGGTGGAAAATACAGGTGGCCGGCGTCATACCTGGCAGCGAGTTCACCTCAATAATGATGGTCTCCACCTCTTCGTTCTCCAGCACGCGCACAAAAGCGTCGATGCGGGCATATCCTTCGATGTTCAAAATCTGGGCCACACGCCGCAGGTCCTCCTTTACTTTGTCAGAGATCTGCTGGCGGCGCTCCGGATCAGTGGCATAACGCGCAGGCGTGATGTTCTGTCCCTCCCCGGCCAGGAATTTCTCCTCCAGCGACAGCACTTCGCCCTCAGCCAGGGCCTCTGAGGCCTCGAATACCTCGTAACCCACCGTGCCATCCGGGTTATACTTGGTTAGCAAACCGCCCGTGATCTCCAGGAAGTGCTTCGCACCGTTCCTGCTGATGAGCGTTTCTACCAGGAAGCCTGCTTTATTCGGGAATTCTTCTTTAAAACCAAGCGAAAGCGTGCGGGCACACTCCGTATCCAGCTCCTCCATCTCCCGGAAAATCAGCGTGGTAAACGCTTCCAGTTCCTGGCGGTTCTTGATCTTCTTCACCGCAGAGCTACAGCCATCGTCGGCAGGCTTGGCAATGAACGGGTACTTGAATTCCGCCTCCAGGCTTTGGAAGAAAGCTTCTTTATCCTGCAGCCAGTCCTCTTTCCAGGCCATTTTATGATGTGCCACCGGCACGCCATGCCTGGCCAGGATTTCGTTGGTTTCATACTTGTTGATGGTGATCTGCGAAGAGCGGATGCCGGAACCGTTGTAGGGGATGTATAGTTTTTCCAACTCCTGCTGCAGCGCCCCGTCCTCTCCCGGACGACCGTGCAACGCGATGAACACCACGTCCACCAGGTTCTTCAGCTGATCGAAGGAGATACGCTGCGGCTCCTGCAGGCTGCGGCCCGTATACTTGCGTGTTATGCTTGCTGCCTCCTCCGTAATCTGGGCCAGCACCGGGTGCGGCTTACCCCCCTGCTCAAAGTATAACACCTTCTCTTTGATGTCGTCGGCGTTGTCTTTCAGCATGATGTTGATCGGGATAGCGTACAGGCGGTGCGCCTCGTTGCTTCCGGTCAGGAAGATGGGCAGCGGCTCATACTTTACAGAAGACGACAGCTTCTCGTAAATATTGCGCCCGCTCTCCACGGAAATATGGCGCTCCGAAGAATAACCACCCATGATCACACCCACGCGGATCTTCTCCTGGCGGTGCGCCTGCTCGTCTTTTATACTCTTATCCAGCTGCTGCAGCAAGCGCGACAGCCTTACCGTATCCTTCCCGGTCTTCAGGCGCTCAGCCACCGAGGTGCGGATAATGTAGGTCAGGAACTGCGACGGATTCAGCCCGATCTCAGCTGCCTGGTGGAAGAAGAACGACGAGGGCAGCATGCCCGAGGTCGTGTTCGGGTCGTTGAGGAAAATCTCGCCACCCTCGGTAATAAAGCCGTCCAGGCGGGCGTACACGTTGAACCCGAAGGCCGTAAACAGCCTGCTGGTGGCTTTTCGTATCTCTTGTATCTGCTCGGTTGGCAGGTTGATCGGCGTGATCTTGCGGCTCAGGCCCGGCAGGTATTTGGAGCGGTAGTCGAATACTTCGCTACCCTTCACGATCTCGGTTGGCGGCAGGGCAATAGGCTGGCCCTGCTCATCCTGCACCACGATGCACGAGAACTCCCGGCCCTGGATAAAGGCCTCTACCAGCACCTGCTGCTCGTGTTCCACGTTTGTCAGCGTGATGCTGTCGGTGGCGGTAGCGCTGAACGTATGGTTGATGTGGTTGAAAAGCTCCTCCGGGTGGTAGATGATCTGGCCATTCTCCAGCACCACCGGCATACCGATGCCCTCGCGGATGTCCACGAGATGCTTCATGCTCATCAGCTGCTTCTCCTCACCCATCGCCAGCCACTGGCTCTTGTAAATGGTTTTGGTGAAGAAGCTGCGCTCCATGCCGGCCTCAAAAGCATCAAAATCATCTTCCTTGATAATGGATACCCCAATAGACGAGCCCTGGTGCGGAGCCTTCAGCACCAGCGGCAAACTTAGGGCTGCCTTCAGCTGCTCGAAAATCTGGCGGCGGTTCTCCTTATTACTCCAATTGGTGTATTGTATGGTTCTGTAGTCCGGCGTCGGGAAGCCGTGCTGCTTGAGCATCTCCTTCTGCGCTGCTTTGTCAATACCAATGGCTGAGGGAAGTATACCTGATCCGGAATACGGAATGTGGTACCACTCCAGCAAACCCTGGATGCTGCCATCTTCGCCATAGGGGCCGTGCAGCGCCAGAAATGCAAAGTCGAAATGGTTTTTAAACTCATTCGGCTGCAGACGCTTACCCGCTTTGGCTATGATCTTGTCCTGCTGGGCTATACTAAGTTCACCCAGCGACTCCAGGTAAATCTGCAGGCCGTGCTCGCTCTCCGGCAGCGCCTCCACGGGCGGGTAAAAATCGCGGATGGTGCCCTTGTAGATGAACTGCCAGTCGAGCAGTATGAAGTTGCCCAGGCTGTCAACAAACACGGGTACAGCCTCGAAAAGAGACTTGTCCAGGTTATCGTATACCGTACGGCCACCTGCAAACGAGATTTCGCGCTCGCGCGACGGGCCACCAAAGATGATTCCTACTTTCATTATCGCAAAGGTAGTAAATGAGGGGCTTAAGTTAAGTAGAATTTAGGAGCTTAAAAAAATGCCACGGTTTATACTTTAAACAGCTGCACCAACGCTACTCCAAAAGCGTTTCCGCAGCGAAGGTTTATATACTTTATACAGGCTTGTGGTTCTTTTCTGCTGTACCGGGTCCAACCACCCCTGCCCCTCCTTATCCAAGGAGGGGAGCTCGGTTCAAGTTGCATAAGCCAAAGTATAAGTTTCATCGCCGCTGCTTTGCGTGGACAGGTTGCGACTTGTCCCTACAAGCATGAAACCCACCCCTGCCCCCTTCAAAGGGGGACTTATACTTGTTCCATAGCAATGGCCGTGGCTATCGAAATGATACCCAGTCCTTGGGTTGAGCGCCTATGCGAGTTTTTCCGGTGACGAGCGGCAGCGAGACAGCCCGAGGGACGAGGGCAGGAAAAGCTCCCAGCGCGATGCCAAAGGACGAGCCCTCTCGGGCTTGAGAGCAGAAAGTATACTATGGAACAAGTTGGTTGTAAAGCCGTGGAGGAACAGCGGCTAGCAAGTATAGCTTGTGTCAAGATGCGGGAAGCAAGGGCTAAGAGAGGCACAAGCGGACGCTTGCGCCAGAGAAGGCTTTCACCCTCCATAACCAAGGCACTTCAGGTGCCAGACGCCCGCAGGACCTTCCGACGCTGCGAGGTCTATAAAAACAGAAAAGCCACTGGCTTGCGGCACAGCGGCTAATCCTCCTTTGGCTATTCGTTTATACTTGTGAACGTAGACAAACAACGCGCGAGTATTGCTTTAAGTCTCTTTAAAACGGTGGTTCTTCGTCAAAGTTGGATGTCGGGAAGCCTCCACCACCACTGCCCCCGTCGTTCATGCGGCTGCCTAAACGGATGGCGCCCGGTGTCTCGGTATCGAAGGTGCTGTTTGGCAGTGCATTGAAACCGCCCATGGCATCCCCCCCGAAATCATTATCCAGGTTCGTAAACTTAGTATACTTGCCGATAAATTTCAACTGCACGTTCTCCAGCGAGCCGTTACGATGCTTGGCAATGATCACCTCGCCTACACCAGCCGTCGGGTTACCCATCTCATCCTCGGTGATGCCATAGTATTCCGGACGGTAGAGGAAGCACACCATGTCGGCGTCCTGCTCTATGGAGCCGGATTCACGAAGGTCAGAGAGCTGCGGGCGTTTATCACCGCCACGAGTCTCTACGGCACGGCTCAGCTGCGAGAGCGCGATCACCGGCACGTTCAGCTCCTTGGCCAGCATTTTAAGGGCACGCGAAATGGAGGCGATCTCCTGCTCACGGTTACCGCCACTCTTGCCGTCGGCATTGCCGCTCATCAGCTGCAGGTAGTCGATGATGATCATCTGGATATCGTACTGCGCCTTCAATCGACGGCACTTGGTGCGCAACTCACGGATCGAGAGGCCCGGCGTGTCGTCGATATAAATTGGCGCCTCAGTTAATTTGGCGATCTTATGGTTGAGCTGGGCCCACTCATACTCTTCCAGGCTTCCTTTCTTGATCTTCTCCGACTCCAGCTCCGCCTCCGAGGAAATCAGACGATTCACCAGCTGCAACGAGGACATCTCCAGGGAGAAAATAGCCACTCCTTTGCCAAAATCCACGGCGGCATTGCGCATCACTGAGAGTACGAAGGCCGTTTTACCCATCGCCGGACGTGCGGCAAGTATAACCAGGTCAGATTTTTGCCAGCCGGAAGTCACGCGGTCCAGGGCCGTCAGGCCGGTCGGCACGCCCGTCAAACCGTCCGACTGCTTGCGCTTTTCCTCCAGCTCCTTGATGGCCATGTGCATGAGCGAGCGCATGTCGTCGAAGTTCTTACGGATGTTGGACTCCGATACTTCATAGAGCTTGGCCTCTGTCTTATCGAGCAGCTCGAACACGTCGGTGGTATCCTCGAAAGCGCTGGAAAGCACCTCGGAGGAAATAGAGATCAAATCGCGTTTGATGGAGTTCTCCGTGATAATTCGGGCGTGGTACTCGATGTTAGCGGCAGAGTTAACACGGGTCGTCAGCTGTGTTACGTAGTAGGCGCCGCCAGCCAGCTCCAGTTCCCCGTGCTCGCGCAGCTCCTGCGTTACCGTCAGAATATCAATAGGTTCCGATTTATCGAATAGAGCAAGTATGGCCTTGAAAATACGCTGGTGCGACTCTTTGTAGAAACTCTGCGGGCGCAGAATATCAATCACATTGGTCAGGGCATCCTTTTCCAGCATTAGAGCGCCTAGCACGGCCTCCTCCAAATCAAGTGCCTGCGGTGGCTTCTTGCCCAACTCCGAAACTACGGGGGCTTTTTTCTGCCATCCGTTGCGGTTGCCCGCAGGCCGCACATTCATTTTCATCTCCTCCATAAGCACAAAGATATATCCTTATATATCCTGCACCCGAAAAATGTTCGTAAAAATTGCCCACCCGGCTATCAACACCCGCACACAGGGCTTTACACAGGATATCCACATCAATATACACATATCCACAATGTATCCACATATTAGCGTATAGCTATTTTAAATTAGCCAAGTACTTATAACTTTGCCTGATTAGTACACACTTGTTGCATATGGAGAAGAAGGATTTTCAGCACATACACCTTATCGCCGTGGGCGGTAGCATCATGCACAACCTGGCGCTGGCCCTGCACGACAAGGGCCAGCAAGTGACGGGTTCGGATGATGAAATTTACGAACCGGCCAGGAGCCGACTGGCCGCCGCGGGCATTCTACCGGAGCAGGAAGGCTGGTTTCCGGAGAAACTGAACGACCGGCCGGACGCGGTCATACTGGGCATGCACGCCCGCGCCGACAACCCGGAGCTGAAGCGCGCCCAGGAGCTGAACCTGCCGATCTACTCCTTCCCCGAGTTCATCTATGAGCAGAGCCGCGACAAGCAGCGCGTGGTGATAGGCGGCAGCCACGGCAAAACAACCATCACTAGCATGATCATGCACGTGCTCCGGCACATCGGCCGCAAGTTCGATTATGCGGTGGGCGCACAGTTGGAGGGCTTCGACCGCATGGTAAAACTCTCCGACGATGCACCGGTGATCATTATTGAGGGGGATGAGTACCTCTCGGACCCGATCAAGCGGGTACCCAAGTTCCACCTCTACCATCACCACATCGGCGTGATCAGCGGCATCAGCTGGGACCACATCAACGTGTTCCCGGACCCGGACATGTACCGCGACCAGTTCCGCATCTTTGCCGAGATGACGCCGAAGGCAGGCACCCTGATCTATAACCAGGACGATGAGCAGGTGCAGCTGGTGAGCGTGCCGCGCAACCCGGCCGATATTTCCTACATTGGCTACGGCGTACACGAGCATAGCATCCGAAACGGCAAAACCATCCTGCATACCAAGAAGGACGGCGATGTGGAGGTGCAGCTGTTCGGGGAGCACAACCTGCGCAACCTGAACGCGGCCAAGGAGGTGTGCAAGAAGATCGGCGTGAAAGCGTCAGATTTCTATGCGGCCATGAAAACCTTTAAGGGAGCGGCCAAGCGTCTGCAGAAGCTGGGAGAGTCGGGCACGGCCAACATTTACCGCGACTTTGCCCATGCCCCCTCCAAGGTAAAG is a window of Pontibacter kalidii DNA encoding:
- a CDS encoding D-alanine--D-alanine ligase family protein; this translates as MKVGIIFGGPSREREISFAGGRTVYDNLDKSLFEAVPVFVDSLGNFILLDWQFIYKGTIRDFYPPVEALPESEHGLQIYLESLGELSIAQQDKIIAKAGKRLQPNEFKNHFDFAFLALHGPYGEDGSIQGLLEWYHIPYSGSGILPSAIGIDKAAQKEMLKQHGFPTPDYRTIQYTNWSNKENRRQIFEQLKAALSLPLVLKAPHQGSSIGVSIIKEDDFDAFEAGMERSFFTKTIYKSQWLAMGEEKQLMSMKHLVDIREGIGMPVVLENGQIIYHPEELFNHINHTFSATATDSITLTNVEHEQQVLVEAFIQGREFSCIVVQDEQGQPIALPPTEIVKGSEVFDYRSKYLPGLSRKITPINLPTEQIQEIRKATSRLFTAFGFNVYARLDGFITEGGEIFLNDPNTTSGMLPSSFFFHQAAEIGLNPSQFLTYIIRTSVAERLKTGKDTVRLSRLLQQLDKSIKDEQAHRQEKIRVGVIMGGYSSERHISVESGRNIYEKLSSSVKYEPLPIFLTGSNEAHRLYAIPINIMLKDNADDIKEKVLYFEQGGKPHPVLAQITEEAASITRKYTGRSLQEPQRISFDQLKNLVDVVFIALHGRPGEDGALQQELEKLYIPYNGSGIRSSQITINKYETNEILARHGVPVAHHKMAWKEDWLQDKEAFFQSLEAEFKYPFIAKPADDGCSSAVKKIKNRQELEAFTTLIFREMEELDTECARTLSLGFKEEFPNKAGFLVETLISRNGAKHFLEITGGLLTKYNPDGTVGYEVFEASEALAEGEVLSLEEKFLAGEGQNITPARYATDPERRQQISDKVKEDLRRVAQILNIEGYARIDAFVRVLENEEVETIIIEVNSLPGMTPATCIFHQTAINGYKPYDFIDRILTYGIERNRMKAEI
- the dnaB gene encoding replicative DNA helicase translates to MKMNVRPAGNRNGWQKKAPVVSELGKKPPQALDLEEAVLGALMLEKDALTNVIDILRPQSFYKESHQRIFKAILALFDKSEPIDILTVTQELREHGELELAGGAYYVTQLTTRVNSAANIEYHARIITENSIKRDLISISSEVLSSAFEDTTDVFELLDKTEAKLYEVSESNIRKNFDDMRSLMHMAIKELEEKRKQSDGLTGVPTGLTALDRVTSGWQKSDLVILAARPAMGKTAFVLSVMRNAAVDFGKGVAIFSLEMSSLQLVNRLISSEAELESEKIKKGSLEEYEWAQLNHKIAKLTEAPIYIDDTPGLSIRELRTKCRRLKAQYDIQMIIIDYLQLMSGNADGKSGGNREQEIASISRALKMLAKELNVPVIALSQLSRAVETRGGDKRPQLSDLRESGSIEQDADMVCFLYRPEYYGITEDEMGNPTAGVGEVIIAKHRNGSLENVQLKFIGKYTKFTNLDNDFGGDAMGGFNALPNSTFDTETPGAIRLGSRMNDGGSGGGGFPTSNFDEEPPF
- a CDS encoding T9SS type A sorting domain-containing protein, with protein sequence MKKQLALILLILGSAASGAAAQAVLQPLQQQASQPQKYKPVAKQLRLAAEQALPFFDDFAEADSLNTARWSTTGVFINNRYALRPITKNVATLDGLDAKGQAYAPNSLAAGPSDTLTSAPILLGGLTPADSVYLSFYWQSGGLGDVPDRTESNLRYLALEFLDNTGAWQEVWHQAAVGEVTDFAQVFVGLREARYFHSDFRFRFRNVGLRNGMADVWNLDYVELDKNRRKGQNTTRDIAISQSISRLLKNYTAMPARQFRENPEAELAEEVQATLNNLGDFPGAISWRGYIRNAGASVADTFLREQALIPALARQYQIAGTPGLESITLPATDSFALVHGIWLNTKEQNALQRANDITERSTVFSDYYALDDGTAEAGFSFLGTGNTQVAQRFDLHLVDQVRAFRVYFPRVGPDISGTSITFRVWGDANGLPGESLHQQSFQIQYSDTLNDFYEVELTQPVRVQGSFYIGWTQPGSRYVNIGFDKNEPATGRRFTYTASGGWTEENTLEGAIMMRPVMTGQEPLGVEEDRYSAAMRVFPNPSRGQVYLSEPYELVQVYDLLGRQVHAQKYKNSRDALQIEHLSPGVYTLRIQNRKAVITKKIILTN
- a CDS encoding PASTA domain-containing protein encodes the protein MFKSNSFLGVIGHLLIMGVVVAALILGFFYYYLPSTTNHGESISVPKITGMQLQDAEMLLEEQNLRYFINDSTYKPDQKPFQILTQDPAPGSKVKENRKIYISVNMKNPPMIKMPRLIDGSVKNAELILKSYDLRKGKITYVPDLQQNAVLKQFVDGKEIKPGDMVPKGALVDLHVGDGLGETEFEMPKVVGMPVDEASVLLVGQGLQIGNVFYVQGSNEPDGTVVRQRPFAEVGAKIRIGEMVDLWVAGQEPVQGIE
- a CDS encoding UDP-N-acetylmuramate--L-alanine ligase, which translates into the protein MEKKDFQHIHLIAVGGSIMHNLALALHDKGQQVTGSDDEIYEPARSRLAAAGILPEQEGWFPEKLNDRPDAVILGMHARADNPELKRAQELNLPIYSFPEFIYEQSRDKQRVVIGGSHGKTTITSMIMHVLRHIGRKFDYAVGAQLEGFDRMVKLSDDAPVIIIEGDEYLSDPIKRVPKFHLYHHHIGVISGISWDHINVFPDPDMYRDQFRIFAEMTPKAGTLIYNQDDEQVQLVSVPRNPADISYIGYGVHEHSIRNGKTILHTKKDGDVEVQLFGEHNLRNLNAAKEVCKKIGVKASDFYAAMKTFKGAAKRLQKLGESGTANIYRDFAHAPSKVKASTEAVKKQFPERELVAVLELHTFSSLNKKFIPQYAGALALADEPIVFFSPKTLEHKRMEPLTEQELREAFKNPNLNVFTDSEALEQHLLERNWQNANLLLMSSGTYNNINLEALTQAVLKA